In the genome of Dermacentor variabilis isolate Ectoservices chromosome 5, ASM5094787v1, whole genome shotgun sequence, one region contains:
- the alc gene encoding 5'-AMP-activated protein kinase subunit beta-1, which translates to MGNTGSGSKRDRAYSTDTDTPSSPGKDDRAFEFTTGGSSSRKSRFIYQASLDDSDDIPSFRKGGDSDMRPRASTIEGSGGGQPKATLPTVFKWEGGGKDVCISGTFTNWKPIPMVHSHGDFVVILDVPEGDHQYKFMVDGQWVHDQNEPTVDNDMGTKNNLINVKQSDFEVFEALAMDSVSSGSGTQSVSGSPPGDYAQELPQAKPYEKATGPPVLPPHLLQVILNKDTPLRCEPTLLPEPNHVMLNHLYALSIKDGVMVLSATHRYRKKYVTTLLYKPI; encoded by the coding sequence ATGGGCAACACCGGTTCGGGCAGCAAGCGTGACCGCGCCTATTCAACGGACACGGACACGCCATCGTCTCCGGGCAAGGATGACCGCGCTTTCGAGTTCACGACGGGCGGCAGCTCGTCGCGCAAGAGCCGCTTCATCTACCAGGCCTCGCTCGACGACTCGGACGACATCCCGAGCTTTAGAAAGGGTGGCGACTCGGACATGCGGCCGCGCGCCTCGACGATTGAAGGCAGCGGAGGCGGCCAGCCAAAGGCCACGCTGCCCACCGTGTTCAAGTGGGAAGGCGGCGGCAAAGACGTCTGCATCAGCGGCACCTTCACCAACTGGAAGCCCATCCCGATGGTGCACAGCCACGGCGACTTCGTGGTGATCCTGGACGTGCCCGAGGGCGACCACCAGTACAAGTTCATGGTGGACGGACAATGGGTGCACGACCAGAACGAGCCGACCGTGGACAACGACATGGGCACCAAGAACAACCTGATCAACGTCAAGCAGTCCGACTTTGAGGTGTTCGAGGCACTCGCCATGGACAGTGTGAGCTCGGGCAGCGGCACGCAGAGCGTGTCCGGCTCGCCTCCGGGCGACTACGCTCAGGAGCTGCCGCAGGCCAAGCCCTACGAGAAGGCGACGGGACCGCCCGTGCTGCCGCCCCATCTATTGCAGGTCATCCTCAACAAGGACACGCCGCTGCGCTGCGAGCCCACGCTTCTGCCCGAACCTAACCATGTCATGCTGAACCACCTGTACGCTTTGTCCATCAAGGACGGCGTCATGGTGCTAAGTGCCACGCACAGGTACCGGAAGAAGTACGTCACGACGCTGCTGTACAAGCCGATTTGA
- the LOC142582779 gene encoding uncharacterized protein LOC142582779 — protein sequence MAADTRDSSHVGKPPLLATSQVPIINKPPEAGRRENAREDEDGSPHEAYLWESAKVHGGASRVEKDKAPHSQSHTSRPAERDRIGWEWKSLKELSALDCEQLRKLCSKLAQLIKQRSMDLAPLLEEHHNLQEEVDARNVVIQQLLKITCQQMELPRRPIQMSVIFPESKSDEDESDAALYN from the exons ATGGCCGCTGACACGAGAGATAGCAGTCATGTAGGCAAACCGCCTTTGCTTGCTACAAGTCAAGTGCCCATTATCAACAAGCCGCCTGAAGCTGGCAGGAGAGAAAATGCCAGAGAAGACGAAGATGGAAGCCCTCATGAGGCATATCTCTGGGAGAGTGCCAAAGTTCACGGTGGAGCTAGCAGAGTTGAAAAGGACAAGGCTCCACACAGCCAGTCACACACTTCACGGCCCGCTGAAAGAGACCGCATTGGTTGGGAATGGAAATCCTTGAAAGAGT tgTCTGCGCTGGACTGTGAGCAGCTTCGAAAACTTTGTTCCAAGCTGGCTCAGCTTATCAAAC AGCGCTCCATGGATCTGGCACCTTTGCTCGAGGAGCACCACAACCTGCAAGAGGAAGTTGACGCACGTAATGTTGTCATACAGCAGCTTCTGAAAATCACCTGCCAGCAAATGGAGCTGCCACGGAGGCCCATCCAAATGTCTGTTATATTCCCGGAAAGCAAGTCCGACGAAGACGAGTCTGACGCTGCCTTGTACAATTGA